A genomic region of bacterium contains the following coding sequences:
- a CDS encoding site-2 protease family protein yields the protein MFQLFQLIVFIFSVIVHEVSHGVVALRLGDTTAKDAGRLTLNPLKHLELFGSFLLPLLLYVATSGTVVFGWAKPVPYDPRRLREPKRGAGLIAAAGPLSNIIVAVIFGVFIRLASFSGVLASTPLPLFFHTIVLINILLAIFNLVPLPPLDGSKVLFAFLPPRYNNIRDFLERYGFTILLLLIFFGFQLIEPLIYGLYQLIVGGQALL from the coding sequence ATGTTCCAACTCTTTCAACTCATTGTATTTATTTTTTCGGTCATCGTGCACGAGGTCTCGCACGGTGTGGTTGCGTTGCGCTTGGGCGACACTACCGCGAAAGATGCGGGCCGCCTGACGCTGAACCCCTTAAAGCACCTGGAACTTTTTGGTTCGTTTCTGTTGCCACTGCTCTTATATGTCGCGACAAGCGGCACCGTGGTCTTCGGCTGGGCAAAACCCGTGCCGTATGATCCGCGTCGGTTGCGCGAACCGAAGCGTGGAGCGGGCCTTATTGCCGCGGCGGGACCGTTGAGTAACATCATTGTGGCGGTCATCTTCGGCGTTTTTATCCGGCTTGCGTCATTTTCTGGCGTGCTTGCCTCAACGCCGTTGCCGCTCTTTTTCCACACCATCGTATTGATTAATATCCTGCTTGCGATTTTTAATCTTGTGCCATTGCCGCCGCTCGACGGTTCAAAAGTGCTGTTTGCGTTCCTTCCGCCACGATATAACAACATTCGCGATTTTTTGGAGCGCTACGGTTTCACGATATTGCTGCTGCTTATTTTCTTCGGCTTCCAACTTATTGAGCCGCTGATCTACGGCTTGTATCAGCTGATTGTGGGCGGCCAGGCATTATTATAG
- a CDS encoding DUF5671 domain-containing protein: MDTNIKSTPKDVFLHILSIGTLYYVAVNFITLIWQYINIYFPDQLQPEYFSGYAGTIRFAMASLIIVYPVHCYVMRLLYRDYAAIPEKRELRVRKWLVHFTLFVTAIVIIGDLVTLVYNFLGGELTVRFALKIVTVFLTTGAIFMFYLRDLKNKWNEKSLRLFVGAIIAIILVAVIGGFFTAGSPLRARLYRFDERRVNDLQMTQGQIIYYWQSKGKLPQALADLEDPISGFRAPTDPSTVAIYEYRTTGELAFELCAAFDLPSTGAVLTGAVKPRAVYEPYGANWDHDAGRVCFTRVIDPQFYPVLQKEKFGI, encoded by the coding sequence GGTGAATTTTATTACGCTGATTTGGCAATACATCAACATCTATTTTCCCGACCAACTCCAGCCGGAGTATTTTTCGGGTTACGCCGGAACCATACGTTTTGCGATGGCATCACTTATCATCGTGTATCCGGTGCATTGCTATGTGATGCGTTTGCTCTATCGCGACTATGCGGCGATCCCTGAAAAGCGCGAATTGCGCGTCAGGAAGTGGCTTGTGCATTTTACGTTGTTCGTGACCGCAATCGTCATCATCGGCGATTTGGTGACGCTCGTGTACAACTTTTTGGGTGGAGAGCTCACGGTGCGGTTCGCGCTTAAAATCGTGACGGTGTTTCTGACCACGGGCGCGATATTCATGTTTTATCTGCGCGATCTGAAAAATAAGTGGAATGAGAAATCCTTACGGTTATTTGTCGGCGCGATTATTGCCATTATACTCGTTGCGGTTATCGGCGGATTCTTCACCGCCGGATCACCGCTCCGCGCGCGATTATATCGTTTTGATGAGCGTCGCGTGAACGATTTGCAGATGACGCAAGGGCAGATTATTTACTATTGGCAGAGCAAAGGGAAATTGCCGCAAGCACTGGCGGACCTGGAAGATCCCATTTCTGGTTTCCGCGCGCCGACAGACCCTTCAACCGTCGCGATCTATGAGTATCGGACGACCGGCGAGTTGGCGTTTGAACTCTGCGCGGCGTTCGACCTCCCTTCAACCGGCGCTGTTTTGACGGGAGCGGTAAAGCCGCGGGCTGTTTATGAGCCCTATGGCGCAAACTGGGACCATGATGCGGGCCGGGTATGTTTCACGCGCGTTATTGATCCGCAGTTTTATCCCGTGTTACAGAAGGAAAAGTTTGGGATATAG
- a CDS encoding trypsin-like peptidase domain-containing protein yields MRNFGVSLAVVFAVALAGSGALSFRIFTLYQESAARASAAEQRALETLYRFEKEQTTLTRRIKTLEGENNALAKTKSVLENDRAKLSETLGAQSRLLDVQGQLSTVQQQKLGEQGKTIGTLETKVETVSTELERLKKIGGEPLPKDFINSLLQATARIRCTIARSGNTVNFRAGSGSLLGRYPAVGDEFVVMTNAHVIADNEITGTPQCEVVFGDNTVYAAEVVRRVFDDTYDFALLKLGATKSRVAVQPVSYDDLGIGFCEVADVEIGDRITIVSYPRFTGPENAVSVGYVANIFEEDAGPIYEGSAIIDNGSSGGVAILNKKRCALGMPTWKGLGDKLGLSYMQSWPLMLSYRSNR; encoded by the coding sequence ATGAGGAATTTCGGCGTATCATTAGCGGTTGTTTTTGCCGTCGCGCTCGCCGGAAGCGGCGCATTGTCGTTTCGCATATTTACGCTGTACCAAGAGTCCGCGGCGCGTGCCAGCGCGGCGGAGCAGCGGGCGCTTGAAACGCTCTATCGTTTCGAAAAAGAACAAACCACGCTTACGCGGCGTATCAAAACATTGGAGGGCGAGAATAATGCGTTGGCAAAAACAAAGTCAGTGTTGGAAAATGATCGCGCGAAATTGAGCGAAACACTCGGCGCGCAGTCAAGATTATTGGATGTGCAAGGGCAATTATCCACGGTGCAGCAGCAGAAATTGGGCGAGCAAGGGAAAACCATCGGGACGCTAGAGACGAAAGTGGAAACCGTGAGCACTGAACTTGAACGGCTCAAAAAAATCGGCGGCGAGCCGTTGCCGAAGGATTTTATTAATTCGCTCTTGCAGGCAACGGCGCGGATTCGGTGCACGATCGCTCGCTCGGGGAACACGGTAAATTTTCGCGCCGGTTCGGGTTCGCTGTTAGGGCGTTATCCGGCGGTCGGCGACGAATTTGTGGTGATGACGAACGCGCACGTGATTGCGGATAACGAGATAACGGGCACGCCGCAGTGCGAAGTGGTCTTTGGAGATAACACGGTGTACGCCGCGGAGGTCGTAAGGCGCGTGTTTGACGATACATATGACTTCGCGCTCTTAAAACTCGGCGCCACAAAATCGCGCGTCGCGGTTCAGCCCGTGTCGTATGACGACCTGGGCATCGGGTTTTGCGAAGTGGCGGATGTGGAGATCGGCGACCGAATTACCATCGTCAGCTACCCGCGTTTTACGGGACCGGAGAACGCGGTCTCTGTTGGGTACGTCGCGAACATTTTTGAGGAAGACGCGGGGCCAATTTATGAAGGGTCCGCGATTATTGACAACGGTAGTTCCGGCGGCGTGGCCATCTTGAACAAAAAACGCTGTGCCTTGGGCATGCCCACTTGGAAAGGATTGGGCGACAAACTCGGTCTTTCATATATGCAGTCCTGGCCGCTGATGTTATCGTATAGGAGTAATCGCTAA
- the rpsG gene encoding 30S ribosomal protein S7, with product MRRKRNYQREHEPDVKYQSAVVGRFVNYLMKKGKKTTAEKVMYDAFAEIQKVTKLEPLPVFEKALENVTPLVEVSTRRVGGANYQVPREVRPTRKFMLAAKWLIEAAKSKKGKPMAARLAEEFILAAKNEGSAMKKKLDTHRMAEANRAFAHFSW from the coding sequence ATGAGACGCAAAAGAAATTATCAGCGCGAACATGAGCCGGATGTGAAATACCAGAGCGCCGTCGTCGGACGCTTCGTTAACTATTTAATGAAGAAGGGAAAAAAGACGACCGCGGAGAAGGTGATGTACGATGCATTTGCCGAAATTCAGAAAGTAACCAAGCTGGAGCCGTTGCCGGTGTTTGAAAAAGCGCTGGAGAACGTCACGCCACTCGTGGAGGTTTCAACTCGCCGCGTTGGCGGCGCGAACTACCAGGTGCCGCGCGAGGTCAGGCCCACGCGCAAATTTATGCTTGCGGCAAAGTGGCTGATTGAGGCGGCGAAATCAAAGAAAGGAAAACCGATGGCGGCGCGATTGGCGGAGGAATTCATCCTCGCGGCAAAGAACGAAGGCAGCGCAATGAAGAAGAAGCTTGATACGCATCGTATGGCGGAAGCGAACAGGGCCTTCGCCCACTTCTCCTGGTAG
- the rpsL gene encoding 30S ribosomal protein S12 has product MPTISQLLKRGRAPLSKKSKSPALQKYFNYVKNRPLFTPSPFKRGVCLKVFTTTPKKPNSALRKVARVRLTNGMEVTAYIPGEGHNLQEHSVVVIRGGRVKDLPGVRYHIVRGKLDTVGVEARKQQRSKYGAKRKKAGEK; this is encoded by the coding sequence ATGCCTACAATTTCTCAATTATTGAAGCGCGGTCGTGCACCGTTGTCTAAAAAATCAAAATCGCCGGCTTTGCAGAAATATTTTAACTACGTGAAAAACCGTCCGCTTTTTACGCCCTCGCCGTTTAAGCGTGGCGTGTGTTTAAAGGTGTTTACCACGACTCCAAAAAAGCCAAACTCCGCCTTGCGCAAAGTCGCGCGCGTGCGTTTGACGAACGGTATGGAGGTCACTGCCTATATTCCGGGCGAAGGGCATAACTTGCAGGAACACTCGGTGGTGGTCATTCGTGGAGGCCGCGTGAAAGACCTTCCGGGTGTGCGCTACCACATTGTGCGCGGAAAATTGGACACTGTTGGCGTTGAAGCGCGCAAACAGCAACGGAGTAAATATGGCGCAAAGCGGAAGAAGGCAGGGGAGAAGTAA